From Ailuropoda melanoleuca isolate Jingjing chromosome 8, ASM200744v2, whole genome shotgun sequence, a single genomic window includes:
- the LOC100478452 gene encoding olfactory receptor 52N2, whose product MHGANSSGLTPRHFILNGIPELEALHIWISLPFCFMYVIAVLGNCGLIYLISHEEALHRPMYYFLALLSLTDVSGCTSFVPNMLCIFWFSLKEIDFNACLVQMFFIHMLTGMESGVLMLMALDRYVAICYPLRYSTILTNTVITKVGFATFSRSVLLMIPFAFLIKRLPYCRGKLIHHTYCDHMSVAKLSCGNIKINAIYGLIVAVLIGGFDMFCIFMSYTMIIRAVVSLSSADARHKASSTCMSHICAIVITYVPAFFNFFTHHFGGRTIPHHIHIFIANLYLLLPPTLNPIVYGVKTKQIREGVIKLFSERKIF is encoded by the coding sequence ATGCATGGAGCCAACAGCTCCGGCCTGACACCAAGACACTTCATCCTTAATGGGATTCCTGAACTAGAAGCCTTACACATCTGGATCTCCCTGCCATTCTGTTTCATGTACGTCATCGCTGTCCTGGGGAACTGTGGGCTCATTTACCTCATCAGCCACGAGGAGGCCCTGCACCGGCCCATGTACTACTTCCTGGCTTTGTTGTCTCTTACAGATGTTAGTGGGTGCACTTCATTTGTCCCTAATATGTTATGTATCTTTTGGTTCAGTCTCAAAGAGATTGACTTTAATGCCTGCCTCGTGCAGATGTTTTTCATCCACATGCTGACAGGTATGGAGTCTGGGGTGCTCATGCTTATGGCCCtggaccgctatgtggccatctgctaCCCTCTACGCTATTCtaccatcctcaccaacactgtaATTACCAAGGTTGGGTTTGCCACCTTCAGTCGAAGTGTGTTGCTCATGATCCCATTCGCTTTCCTGATCAAGCGTCTTCCCTACTGCAGGGGCAAACTCATCCACCACACCTACTGTGACCACATGTCTGTGGCCAAACTCTCCTGTGGCAACATCAAGATTAATGCCATCTACGGTCTCATAGTTGCCGTATTGATTGGAGGATTTGATATGTTCTGTATCTTCATGTCTTACACCATGATTATCCGTGCCGTAGTGAGTCTGTCATCTGCAGATGCTCGCCACAAAGCCTCCAGCACCTGCATGTCACACATCTGTGCTATTGTCATCACCTATGTCCCAGCCTTCTTCAACTTCTTCACACACCATTTTGGGGGACGCACCATACCTCACcacattcacatttttatagCCAATCTCTACCTGTTGCTGCCCCCCACCTTGAATCCAATTGTCTATGGAGTGAAGACCAAACAGATCCGTGAAGGAGTGATCAAAttgttttcagagagaaagaTATTTTGA
- the LOC100477186 gene encoding olfactory receptor 52N2, translated as MCGENSSSLSPGYFILNGVPGLEAAHPWIALPFCLLYVIAVLGNCGLIYLIGHEEALHRPMYYFLALLSFTDVTLCTTTVPNMLCIFWFNLKEIDFNACLAQMFFVHMLTGMESGVLMLMALDRYVAICYPLRYATILTNPVIAKAGLATFLRGVLLILPFALLTKRLPYCRGNFIPHTYCDHMSVAKVSCGNFKVNAIYGLLAALLIGGFDMFCITVSYTMILRAVVSLSSADARQKAFGTCTSHICAIVITYVPALFTIFTHRFGGQNIPHHVHILIANLYLMLPPTLNPIVYGVKTKQIREGVIKLFFKEKDVLVMK; from the coding sequence ATGTGTGGAGAAAACAGCTCCAGCCTGAGCCCAGGATACTTCATCTTGAATGGTGTCCCCGGGCTGGAAGCCGCACACCCCTGGATCGCCCTGCCATTCTGCCTCCTGTACGTCATCGCTGTCCTGGGGAACTGTGGGCTCATCTACCTCATCGGCCATGAGGAGGCCCTGCACCGGCCCATGTACTACTTCCTGGCCCTGCTCTCCTTCACAGACGTCACCCTGTGCACCACCACCGTACCCAACATGCTGTGCATATTCTGGTTCAACCTCAAGGAGATTGACTTCAACGCCTGCCTGGCTCAGATGTTTTTTGTCCACATGCTGACTGGGATGGAGTCTGGGGTGCTCATGCTCATGGCCCtggaccgctatgtggccatctgctaCCCCCTGCGCTATGCCACCATCCTCACCAACCCCGTCATCGCCAAGGCCGGTCTTGCCACCTTCCTGCGGGGTGTACTGCTCATCCTCCCATTCGCTCTCCTCACCAAGCGTCTGCCCTATTGCCGGGGCAACTTCATTCCCCACACCTACTGCGACCACATGTCTGTGGCCAAGGTGTCCTGTGGTAATTTCAAGGTCAATGCTATCTATGGTCTCTTGGCAGCCCTCTTGATTGGGGGCTTTGATATGTTCTGTATTACTGTGTCTTACACGATGATCTTGCGGGCAGTGGTGAGTTTGTCATCTGCAGATGCGCGTCAGAAAGCCTTCGGCACCTGTACATCCCACATATGTGCTATTGTCATCACATATGTTCCAGCCCTGTTCACCATTTTTACTCATCGTTTTGGGGGACAAAACATTCCCCATCACGTCCATATTCTTATTGCTAATCTCTATTTGATGTTGCCTCCTACCCTGAACCCAATTGTTTATGGAGTCAAGACCAAGCAGATCCGGGAAGGAGTcatcaagttattttttaaagagaaagatgtCTTAGTTATGAAATAG
- the LOC100478703 gene encoding LOW QUALITY PROTEIN: olfactory receptor 52N2 (The sequence of the model RefSeq protein was modified relative to this genomic sequence to represent the inferred CDS: deleted 1 base in 1 codon): MCGENSSSLTPGYFILNGVPGLEAAHPWIALPFCLLYVIAVLGNCGLIYLIGHEEALHRPMYYFLALLSFTDVTLCTTTVPNMLCIFWFNLKEIDFNACLAQMFFVHMLTGMESGVLMLMALDRYVAICYPLRYATILTNPVIAKAGLATFLRGVLLILPFALLTKRLPYCRGNFIPHTYCDHMSVAKVSCGNFKVNAIYGLMVALLISVFDICCISVSYTMILRAVVSLSSADARHKAFSTCTSHICAIVITYVPAFFTFFTHRFGGHSILHHMHIIVANIYLLLPPTMNPIVYGVKTKQIREGVIKFLLGDRLSLSKTNTS; this comes from the exons ATGTGTGGAGAAAACAGCTCCAGCCTGACCCCAGGATACTTCATCTTGAATGGTGTCCCCGGGCTGGAAGCCGCACACCCCTGGATCGCCCTGCCATTCTGCCTCCTGTATGTCATCGCTGTCCTGGGGAACTGTGGGCTCATCTACCTCATCGGCCATGAGGAGGCCCTGCACCGGCCCATGTACTACTTCCTGGCCCTGCTCTCCTTCACAGACGTCACCCTGTGCACCACCACCGTACCCAACATGCTGTGCATATTCTGGTTCAACCTCAAGGAGATTGACTTCAACGCCTGCCTGGCTCAGATGTTTTTTGTCCACATGCTGACTGGGATGGAGTCTGGGGTGCTCATGCTCATGGCCCtggaccgctatgtggccatctgctaCCCCCTGCGCTATGCCACCATCCTCACCAACCCCGTCATCGCCAAGGCCGGTCTTGCCACCTTCCTGCGGGGTGTACTGCTCATCCTCCCATTCGCTCTCCTCACC AAGCGTCTGCCCTATTGCCGGGGCAACTTCATTCCCCACACCTACTGCGACCACATGTCTGTGGCCAAGGTGTCCTGTGGTAATTTCAAGGTCAACGCTATCTATGGTCTGATGGTTGCTCTCCTTATTAGCGTGTTTGATATCTGCTGTATTTCTGTGTCTTACACTATGATATTGAGGGCGGTAGTGAGCCTGTCATCTGCAGATGCGCGTCACAAGGCCTTCAGCACCTGTACGTCTCATATCTGTGCCATTGTGATCACCTATGTTCCagcttttttcacatttttcaccCACCGTTTTGGGGGACACAGTATCCTCCACCACATGCACATCATTGTAGCCAACATTTACCTGCTACTGCCCCCTACAATGAACCCAATTGTTTATGGAGTCAAGACCAAGCAGATCCGGGAAGGTGTGATCAAGTTTTTACTTGGAGACAGGTTGTCTTTATCCAAAACAAACACGTCCTAA